In the genome of Heyndrickxia acidicola, the window TGCTAACAGGTAAAAGAATTGTTGTATTTAAGTTAAGGTGATGAAAAAAGTAAAGAACAATTTAGAAAATCATTTTCAATTACTTTTTTACAGCATTTAATGAAATGTCAGATTTTGTCGAATGTTATACATATAAATAGAGAATTGGAACTGATAACATTGGAATTAGAGACTTTTATCCTAGGTCTAAAGAAAGTAATATATCTGAAGTTCAAATCCCTGAATTTTCTTTTGTACGAATGAAAACTATTTTGAAAAGGGAGTTATACATACATTCTTTCAGTACATTATCTCATAGAATTTAACCCACGAGAGGAGACATACTGTGCTTAACGATAAAGCAAGCTTAAATGATTCTACAAATAAAAAAAGAGGGAATATTTGGAAAATCATAGCGATTATTGGTGTGCTAGTGATCACCCAGATACTGATGGCCATTGTACTAGCCGTATCGTCCAAAAATATGATTGGTAACCTAACCGAATTAAAGACCAATGATTTACAGTTCAACATGTATGCCCAAAAAGCAAATCAAGGTTTTTTAACAGTCGATGATCAAACCAACATGTGGGTAGGATTAGGAGTCGGATCAGAACGTTTTGGAGATCAAAAGTTGGCAGATGAAACACTCAACACAACGAGAGAAGGAGAAAAAGAATTACAGAATAGTTTGGAACAGTTAATGACGATGAAACTAAGTAATAATGAAAGAAAACACTTGGGACAGGCCATTGAAGATACTAAGAGTTATTTAGATTTTTACCATCAAGTTCTTCAGCTGAATGAACAAGATCATAAAAAAGCACAAGAAATTGTATATGTGTCCAATTCAGATGCTTCGGATGCCTTAACAAAGGACTTACAAACTATATTAGATGATGCAAAGCAAAGAATGGACAATCAAACGTCTCAAACGCTGGATATTACCCAGCTTGTTTATCTATTGGCTTGGGTTGGAGGAATCCTCCTTACTTTATTAAGTTTGTTCTGCCTATTCTACACATGGCGGACAACCACTCCCATTGTGAAGACAGCAGAAAAGATTAATGATCATCTTAATCATATTTCAAATGGAAATTTAAGCCGAACTGAAATTGAATCCAATCATTTAAAGGGTGAAATGAAACACTTAGTCACTTCTGTTAATCGAATGACCAGGGATTTACATTCCATTATTGTAAAAGTAAAAGAAGCATCCCACCAAATTGCCGCTTCTTCAGAAGAATTAACTGCTAGTGCAGAACAAACTAGTAGAGTAACTGAACAAATCTCCCATGCAATCCAAGAGGTTGCAATTGGATCAGAAAAACAAGCTTCTCAAGCCTTAGAGGCTAAAAAAGCTGTTATTGAAATCTCTAAAGGCATGAGTGAAGGTGCAACATCCATTCAATCGATTGCCAATTTTGCAGCTTCTACAAACCAAAAAGCAACAAGCGGAAATGAAATCGTTAACGAAGCCGTAAAACAGATGAATATCGTACAACATGAAGTGGACTCAACTGCGCAAGTTGTAAATCGTCTTGGAGAAAAATCAAAGGAAATTGGCCAAATCGTGGAGATTATTACCCAAATTGCAAACCAAACGAATTTGTTAGCTCTTAACGCAGCGATTGAGGCAGCAAGAGCAGGAGAACATGGGCGTGGGTTTGCAGTAGTAGCGGACGAGGTTAGAAAATTGGCTGAGCAATCGGCAAATGCTGCTGGAGAGATTAGTGGACTTATAGGTCAAATACAATTGGAAGCGAATAATGCCGTTGAAGCCATGGACGAAGGAACGGCATCTGTGGCTAAAGGGATTCAGATGGTTCACAAAAGCAGTGAAAATTTTAGTGAGATTGTAAAAATGATTGAAAAAGCTTCCATTCAGTCTCAAGAAGTATCTACTATTATTGAAGAGGTGAATGCTAGCTCACAAAACATGGTCAATATTTTGGAAGATGTTACATACATATCCGAACAATCATCCGGAAACACTCAAAATGTTGCAGCATCTGCTGAAGAACAGAATGCATCGATGGAAGAAATCTCTTCTTCGGCAGAATGGTTAAGTAAGATGGCGCTAGATTTACAAGAAACCGTAAATAAATTTAAGGTATAAAGTATTAAAATAAAGTGATGTTTATGTATAACCGGTTCTGTTTTGGAGTACAAGTTAATAAAATGCATAGGAAAAGAGGCAGCAAATTGCAAACGATGTAGATGTCCCTTTTTAATGAAATAAGGGCTTTTTTATTAATTTAATATATTGTTGGTATAGTAAATTGTACATAAAAAAGTAAGGTTACGGAAATTTCTGTAACCTTACTTTTTTAGAGAATTCAATGTCCTTACCCATATATATGTTACATTCATTATGTATAAAGTCAATAAATGCGATGGGGTAGGTGTGCGGCCGAGTCTAGTTCGTATCAAAATAGCGGGTGGGATTCCCGTCGCATAAAAACTAGCCATTCATTCGTGTAAAGTTTTGTAGGGCTAAAGGTAACTTTGTCTTTAAGCGTAGACCGTTAGGTGGTGGGCCAAAAAAACAAATGGTTGAAGCGCAATGAATTGAAGGATAATGAACAATAAAGAAGAGGATAGAAAACATGAATATCAAGTGGATATAAGTGGCTTTGTAATTCTTTGAGAGTTTACAAAGCCTTTTTAATTGTTATACATTTTAATATTATTTAATTTGGGAAGTATCGAGCGATATATTTATGGAAACTCACCATAGCAATGAACGAATGGTTAGATGCTAGGAGTGGTA includes:
- a CDS encoding methyl-accepting chemotaxis protein; the protein is MLNDKASLNDSTNKKRGNIWKIIAIIGVLVITQILMAIVLAVSSKNMIGNLTELKTNDLQFNMYAQKANQGFLTVDDQTNMWVGLGVGSERFGDQKLADETLNTTREGEKELQNSLEQLMTMKLSNNERKHLGQAIEDTKSYLDFYHQVLQLNEQDHKKAQEIVYVSNSDASDALTKDLQTILDDAKQRMDNQTSQTLDITQLVYLLAWVGGILLTLLSLFCLFYTWRTTTPIVKTAEKINDHLNHISNGNLSRTEIESNHLKGEMKHLVTSVNRMTRDLHSIIVKVKEASHQIAASSEELTASAEQTSRVTEQISHAIQEVAIGSEKQASQALEAKKAVIEISKGMSEGATSIQSIANFAASTNQKATSGNEIVNEAVKQMNIVQHEVDSTAQVVNRLGEKSKEIGQIVEIITQIANQTNLLALNAAIEAARAGEHGRGFAVVADEVRKLAEQSANAAGEISGLIGQIQLEANNAVEAMDEGTASVAKGIQMVHKSSENFSEIVKMIEKASIQSQEVSTIIEEVNASSQNMVNILEDVTYISEQSSGNTQNVAASAEEQNASMEEISSSAEWLSKMALDLQETVNKFKV